The following are from one region of the Stigmatella ashevillena genome:
- a CDS encoding DUF5953 family protein: MTTQKRLDLTVYAPTLVGDDGRTLAVVRGMELALPGLRLDWEVGKGGRPIELPQREAWLAEAATRGKFPLLCNGDASYPVTISGMRRSASASPGGQPQLQIHAKLPLDAAIITAAAEILERVAEDAHAFWGHATPDAAAVDIAYQIAPTLEGPPSPRRGLPALKLLEHIRSPEIPYHLGWLNYWSAAAATAIGFPEPARDAELLTRARRSASGGWVVQLTDAPLDLDTSAHLDALKRAYERFPQIGGRDSP; encoded by the coding sequence ATGACAACGCAAAAGCGCCTCGATCTGACCGTCTACGCGCCCACACTCGTGGGCGACGACGGCCGCACACTCGCTGTCGTCCGTGGCATGGAACTGGCGCTGCCCGGCTTGCGCCTGGATTGGGAAGTGGGCAAAGGGGGGCGCCCCATCGAGTTACCGCAACGCGAGGCTTGGCTCGCTGAGGCGGCAACACGTGGAAAGTTCCCGCTGCTATGCAACGGCGACGCGAGTTACCCCGTGACCATTTCCGGGATGCGACGATCCGCGAGTGCGAGCCCTGGCGGCCAGCCGCAGCTCCAAATCCATGCGAAGTTGCCACTGGACGCGGCCATTATCACGGCAGCGGCGGAGATCCTGGAGCGCGTTGCGGAGGACGCTCACGCGTTCTGGGGGCATGCGACGCCGGATGCCGCTGCGGTGGACATCGCGTATCAGATAGCACCCACGCTGGAAGGGCCACCGTCCCCACGGAGGGGGCTGCCTGCCCTGAAGCTCCTCGAGCACATCCGCTCGCCCGAGATTCCCTATCACCTTGGATGGTTGAACTATTGGTCTGCCGCTGCCGCGACGGCCATCGGGTTCCCGGAGCCTGCTCGCGACGCCGAGCTGCTCACGCGGGCGCGGCGCTCGGCATCGGGCGGGTGGGTCGTGCAGCTCACCGATGCGCCGCTCGATCTCGACACCTCTGCGCACTTGGACGCGCTCAAGCGGGCCTACGAGCGCTTCCCCCAGATCGGCGGGCGCGACTCACCGTGA
- a CDS encoding (R)-mandelonitrile lyase, which yields MKLPVMVALSLSLFAPALAQTDPGKAASAAGSPPAASRGSAPVLRITRGGSQPSAKGPAENFTGAVRVDPLFQPNAPSRTAGAFVTFEPGARSAWHTHPLGQTLVVTAGVGRVQIWGGAVEEIRPGDVVWTPPGQKHWHGASPTTAMTHLAIQEQLDGKTVEWMEKVTDAQYGGQP from the coding sequence ATGAAACTGCCTGTCATGGTCGCACTGTCGCTGTCTCTCTTCGCCCCTGCGTTGGCTCAGACGGACCCCGGAAAGGCGGCCAGCGCAGCGGGGAGCCCTCCGGCGGCCTCGCGCGGAAGCGCGCCGGTTCTGCGCATCACGCGGGGGGGCTCGCAGCCCTCTGCCAAAGGACCCGCTGAAAACTTCACCGGTGCCGTGCGCGTCGATCCGCTGTTCCAGCCGAACGCTCCCTCGCGCACCGCGGGCGCCTTCGTCACGTTCGAGCCCGGCGCTCGCTCGGCGTGGCATACCCATCCGCTGGGCCAGACGCTGGTGGTGACGGCGGGCGTTGGCCGTGTGCAGATCTGGGGAGGCGCCGTGGAGGAGATTCGTCCGGGAGACGTCGTCTGGACTCCGCCCGGCCAGAAGCACTGGCACGGCGCTTCACCCACCACCGCGATGACCCACCTCGCCATCCAGGAGCAGCTCGACGGCAAGACGGTCGAGTGGATGGAGAAGGTCACCGACGCGCAGTACGGCGGTCAGCCCTGA
- a CDS encoding zinc-binding dehydrogenase encodes MLCAGITVYSPLRRWSIGPGKKVGVVGLGGLGHMAVKIASAMGAEVTVLTTSKNKVDDARRFGAKTVIVNEATADLMTNT; translated from the coding sequence ATGCTGTGCGCGGGCATCACCGTCTACTCGCCTCTGCGCAGGTGGAGCATCGGGCCCGGGAAGAAGGTCGGCGTCGTCGGACTCGGCGGCCTTGGCCACATGGCGGTCAAGATCGCCTCCGCCATGGGGGCCGAGGTGACCGTGCTCACGACCTCCAAGAACAAGGTGGATGACGCGAGGCGATTCGGCGCCAAGACGGTGATCGTGAACGAAGCGACGGCCGACCTCATGACGAATACGTGA
- a CDS encoding NADPH-dependent F420 reductase, translating to MSHSRRSVLGAFAALASLPALGQVKGKVQPSMRIGIIGAGWLGGTVGQVWVRAGHEVLFSSRHPEQLVSMTRKLSPRASVGTPRQAAEFGPVVLIAVPYGALPQIGLDLQEPLRGKIVLDACNPSSDRDDALAREAQANGVGPTSVKYLPGTRLVRAFSAVDATAIEASADRQSGKLAVPIAGDDTHAVQVAAQLVREAGCEPLVVGNLATATRFQRGGPGFRANTTMTELRRRLGLPRDTQEKP from the coding sequence ATGTCGCACTCCCGTCGTTCCGTCCTGGGGGCCTTCGCCGCATTGGCCTCGCTCCCGGCGTTGGGTCAAGTGAAGGGGAAGGTCCAACCCTCCATGCGGATCGGCATCATCGGCGCGGGGTGGCTGGGAGGCACCGTCGGCCAGGTCTGGGTTCGGGCAGGGCACGAGGTGCTGTTCTCCTCCCGTCATCCTGAACAGCTTGTCTCCATGACCCGCAAGCTCAGTCCGCGCGCTTCGGTGGGCACGCCGCGCCAGGCGGCCGAGTTCGGCCCGGTCGTGTTGATCGCCGTGCCCTATGGCGCGCTTCCGCAGATCGGGCTCGACTTGCAGGAACCGCTTCGAGGAAAGATCGTACTCGATGCCTGCAATCCTTCCTCGGACCGCGACGATGCCCTGGCGCGCGAGGCGCAGGCCAACGGCGTCGGCCCCACCTCGGTGAAATACCTGCCAGGCACGCGGCTGGTCCGGGCCTTCAGCGCCGTTGACGCCACGGCGATCGAAGCATCGGCCGACCGGCAAAGCGGGAAGCTGGCCGTTCCGATTGCTGGGGATGACACCCACGCCGTTCAAGTGGCCGCGCAGTTGGTTCGCGAGGCCGGCTGTGAGCCGTTGGTGGTGGGCAATCTGGCCACGGCCACCCGCTTCCAGCGGGGCGGCCCGGGCTTCCGGGCCAACACGACGATGACGGAACTGCGTCGGCGGCTCGGCCTCCCTCGAGACACTCAGGAGAAACCATGA
- a CDS encoding CHAT domain-containing tetratricopeptide repeat protein: protein MRQIFGWMVATLLCCTPKGWTSEEKPDARQIEAQAKFDEATKLKDAGKYSEALEKAEHALSLKEAVLGSTHPDVAHCLTLVGDLYRLNGRQIANPIPLYQRALTIQEASLGKNHPAVASSLNNLASLYFHQGLYGQAEPLYRRALDIQEASLGKSHPAVATSLNDLASLYSHQGLYGKAEPLLQRALNIREASLGKSHPSVATSLNNLALLYSHQGLYGQAEPLFQRALDIAEAALGKSHPNVATALNNLAFLYSHQGQYGQAEPLYRRALDIREASLGNSHPDVASSLNNLALLYSHQGQYGRAEPLFQRALDIREASLGNSHPDVATSFNNLAFLYYHQGLYGQAEPLFQRTLAIAESALGKSHPNVATALNNLASLYSHQELYDQAEPLFRRALDIREASLGNSHPDVASSLNNLADLYSDQGLYGKAEPLLQRALNIREASLGNSHPDVATSLNSLALLYSHQGLYGQAEPLYQRALNIRESALGNSHPYVATSLSNLAELYSHQELYDQAEPLYLRALDIAESALGKSHPNVASSLNNLAFLYSHQGQYGQAEPLFQRALDIREASLGKSHPDVASSLNNLAFLYSRQGLYDQAEPLFQRALDIAESALGKSHPNVASSLNNLAFLYSRQGLYGQAEPLYRRALDIREASLGNSHPDVASSLNNLATLYSQQGLYGQAEPLLQRALDIREASLGNSHPDVATSLNSLALLYSHQGHYGRAEPLYQRALDIREASLGNSHPDVASSLNNLADLYSDQGLYGQAEPLFQRTLAIAESALGNSHPNVATALNNLASLYFRQGLYGQAEPLYRRALDIQEASLGNSHPDVATLLNNLASLYSHQGLYGQAEPLLQRALDIQEASLGNSHPDVATSLNSLALLYSQQGLYGRAEPLFQRALDIQEASLGKSHPNVATSLSNLAELYSHQGLYSQAEPSFQRALDIREASLGNSHPDVATSLNNLAFLYSHQGLYGQAEPLYRRALDIREASLGNSHPDVAISLNNLATLYSDQGLYGQAEPLYRRALDITEASLGKSHPSVAPPLNNLATLYSQQGLYDQVEPLFQRALDIREASLGNSHPLVAGSFKAFGELRLAQHRPSDALPFFFRSFSISERRLRHEALDFSESRLASFLSHLRSDEQQFYALLRAHPQDARVQHLALSASLLLKGRSISETATISRTVYRSLGPEDRDAFERLRGLRTQLASLSLSGPGALSSEAYQQRLRSLAQEGDSLEADLAKRSAPLRAVSSLPSPDDIVSRVASSLPKDAALVEFIAYSDSPLVPEPGTPRAKTPRQERYLALVLFPDASTRAVDLGPASPIDQAASRLRDALAEREVSFQSTSQHLYQLAFQPLLPLLGSTRRLFLSPDGQLSLIPFSALHDGQGFLLDSFDFTYLTSGRELLPRPLDSAPSSSVFVLADPDFASSPPAPPSDALLSPSSGALERFFSLPRSDLPRGAWVPLPGTRLEAQSIQRLLPQAQLFLGAEASKDKLLHLPTPGILHLATHGFFLGNAPSSPDSRGLAFVDSLGGAPPPQPEPLLNSGLVLSGALSSTSESPALSLQGTLVTALELAGLNLWGTQLVVLSACDTGRGEVHLGQGVYGLRRALMAAGAETLLVSLWKVNDDSTRLLMDLYYRNLLAGQGRASALREAMRTLRTTHPHPHAWAPFIALGSDAPLRAITPLPPQTPKPEASH, encoded by the coding sequence ATGCGTCAGATCTTTGGTTGGATGGTGGCCACATTGCTTTGCTGCACTCCAAAAGGATGGACCAGTGAAGAGAAGCCAGATGCACGGCAGATAGAGGCTCAGGCAAAGTTTGACGAGGCAACCAAGCTCAAGGACGCGGGCAAGTATTCCGAAGCCCTTGAAAAGGCTGAGCATGCTCTCTCGCTCAAGGAGGCCGTGCTTGGAAGCACGCATCCAGATGTCGCCCATTGCCTAACTCTGGTGGGAGACCTTTACCGGCTGAACGGACGACAGATAGCCAATCCAATCCCCCTCTACCAGCGGGCTCTGACCATCCAAGAGGCCTCCCTCGGCAAAAATCATCCTGCCGTCGCATCCTCACTCAACAACCTCGCCAGCCTCTACTTTCACCAGGGGTTGTATGGCCAAGCAGAGCCCCTCTACCGGCGGGCTCTGGACATCCAAGAGGCCTCCCTCGGCAAAAGTCATCCTGCCGTCGCTACCTCACTCAACGACCTCGCCAGCCTCTACTCTCACCAAGGGTTGTATGGCAAGGCTGAGCCTCTCCTCCAGCGGGCTTTAAACATCCGCGAGGCCTCCCTCGGCAAGAGCCATCCCAGCGTCGCTACCTCACTCAACAACCTCGCCCTCCTCTACTCTCATCAGGGGCTGTATGGCCAAGCCGAGCCCCTCTTCCAGCGGGCTCTGGACATCGCAGAAGCTGCCCTTGGCAAGAGCCATCCCAACGTCGCCACCGCCCTCAACAACCTCGCCTTCCTCTACTCTCACCAGGGGCAGTACGGCCAGGCCGAACCCCTCTACCGACGGGCTCTGGACATCCGCGAGGCCTCCCTCGGCAACAGCCATCCTGACGTCGCCTCCTCCCTCAACAACCTCGCCCTCCTCTACTCTCACCAGGGGCAGTACGGCCGGGCCGAGCCCCTCTTCCAGCGGGCTCTGGACATCCGCGAGGCTTCCCTCGGCAACAGCCATCCTGACGTCGCTACCTCCTTCAACAACCTTGCCTTCCTCTACTATCACCAGGGGCTGTATGGCCAAGCCGAGCCCCTCTTCCAGCGGACTTTGGCCATCGCAGAATCTGCCCTCGGCAAGAGCCATCCCAACGTCGCCACCGCCCTCAACAACCTCGCCAGCCTCTACTCTCACCAGGAGTTGTATGACCAGGCCGAGCCCCTCTTCCGGCGGGCTCTGGACATCCGCGAGGCCTCCCTCGGCAACAGCCATCCTGACGTCGCCTCCTCCCTCAACAACCTCGCCGACCTCTACTCTGACCAGGGGTTGTATGGCAAGGCCGAGCCTCTCCTCCAGCGGGCTTTAAACATCCGCGAGGCCTCCCTCGGCAACAGCCATCCTGACGTCGCTACCTCCCTTAACAGCCTCGCCCTCCTCTACTCTCACCAGGGATTGTATGGCCAAGCAGAGCCCCTCTACCAGCGGGCTTTAAACATCCGCGAGTCAGCCCTCGGCAACAGCCATCCTTACGTCGCCACCTCACTCAGCAACCTCGCCGAACTCTACTCTCACCAGGAGTTGTATGACCAGGCCGAGCCCCTCTACCTGCGGGCTCTGGACATCGCAGAATCTGCCCTCGGCAAGAGCCATCCTAACGTCGCCTCCTCCCTCAACAACCTCGCCTTCCTCTACTCTCACCAGGGGCAGTACGGCCAGGCCGAGCCCCTCTTCCAGCGGGCTCTGGACATCCGCGAGGCCTCCCTCGGCAAGAGCCATCCTGACGTCGCCTCCTCCCTCAACAACCTCGCTTTCCTCTACTCTCGTCAAGGGCTGTATGACCAGGCCGAGCCCCTCTTCCAGCGGGCTCTGGACATCGCAGAATCTGCCCTTGGCAAGAGCCATCCCAACGTCGCCTCCTCCCTCAACAACCTCGCCTTCCTCTACTCTCGTCAAGGGCTGTATGGCCAGGCCGAGCCCCTCTACCGGCGGGCTCTGGACATCCGCGAGGCCTCCCTCGGCAACAGCCATCCTGACGTCGCCTCCTCCCTCAACAACCTCGCCACCCTTTACTCTCAACAGGGGCTGTATGGCCAAGCCGAGCCCCTCCTCCAGCGGGCTCTGGACATCCGCGAGGCCTCCCTCGGCAACAGCCATCCTGACGTCGCTACCTCCCTTAACAGCCTCGCCCTCCTCTACTCTCACCAGGGGCATTACGGCCGGGCCGAGCCCCTCTACCAGCGGGCTTTAGACATCCGCGAGGCCTCCCTCGGCAACAGCCATCCTGACGTCGCCTCCTCCCTCAACAACCTCGCCGACCTCTACTCTGACCAGGGGCTGTATGGCCAAGCCGAGCCCCTCTTCCAGCGGACTTTGGCCATCGCAGAATCTGCCCTCGGCAACAGCCATCCCAACGTCGCCACCGCCCTCAACAACCTCGCCAGCCTCTACTTTCGCCAAGGGTTGTATGGCCAAGCTGAGCCCCTGTACCGGCGGGCTCTGGACATCCAAGAGGCCTCCCTCGGCAACAGCCATCCTGACGTCGCTACCCTCCTCAACAACCTCGCCAGCCTCTACTCTCACCAGGGGTTGTATGGTCAGGCCGAGCCCCTCCTCCAGCGGGCTCTGGACATCCAAGAGGCCTCCCTCGGCAACAGCCATCCTGACGTTGCTACCTCCCTTAACAGCCTCGCCCTCCTCTACTCTCAACAGGGGCTGTATGGCCGGGCCGAGCCCCTCTTCCAGCGGGCTCTGGACATCCAAGAAGCCTCCCTCGGCAAGAGCCATCCCAACGTCGCTACCTCACTCAGCAACCTCGCCGAACTCTACTCTCACCAGGGGTTGTATAGCCAAGCCGAGCCCTCCTTCCAGCGGGCTTTGGACATCCGCGAGGCATCCCTCGGCAACAGCCATCCTGACGTCGCTACCTCCCTCAACAACCTCGCCTTCCTCTACTCTCACCAGGGGCTGTATGGCCAGGCCGAGCCCCTCTACCGGCGGGCTCTGGACATCCGCGAGGCCTCCCTCGGCAACAGCCATCCTGACGTCGCTATCTCCCTCAACAACCTCGCCACCCTCTACTCTGACCAAGGGTTGTATGGCCAGGCTGAGCCCCTCTACCGGCGGGCTCTGGACATCACAGAGGCTTCCCTCGGCAAGAGCCATCCCAGCGTCGCTCCCCCCCTTAACAACCTCGCCACCCTCTACTCTCAACAGGGGTTGTATGACCAGGTTGAGCCCCTCTTCCAGCGGGCTCTGGACATCCGCGAGGCCTCCCTCGGCAACAGCCATCCTCTTGTTGCTGGATCATTCAAGGCGTTCGGCGAACTTCGCCTGGCCCAACATCGCCCTTCTGATGCATTGCCTTTCTTCTTTCGCTCCTTCTCCATCTCCGAGCGGCGCCTGCGCCATGAGGCCCTCGACTTCTCTGAGTCTCGCCTTGCCTCCTTCCTCTCCCATCTGCGCTCTGATGAGCAGCAGTTCTATGCCCTGCTGCGCGCTCACCCTCAGGATGCACGCGTACAGCACTTGGCCCTCAGCGCCTCTCTCCTTCTCAAGGGCCGCTCCATCTCGGAGACTGCCACCATTTCTCGTACCGTCTACCGCAGCCTAGGCCCCGAAGACCGAGATGCCTTTGAGCGCCTCCGAGGCTTACGTACCCAACTGGCCTCTCTTTCCCTCTCGGGCCCGGGCGCTCTTTCTTCAGAGGCCTACCAACAACGCCTCCGATCCCTTGCCCAGGAAGGCGACTCGCTCGAAGCGGACCTGGCCAAACGCTCCGCTCCCCTTCGCGCTGTCTCCTCTCTTCCTTCTCCCGACGACATTGTCTCCCGCGTCGCCTCCTCTCTCCCCAAGGACGCCGCTCTCGTCGAGTTCATCGCCTACTCCGACAGCCCTCTCGTCCCTGAACCCGGGACACCTCGCGCGAAGACACCCCGTCAGGAACGCTACCTGGCCCTGGTTCTCTTCCCAGATGCCTCTACCCGCGCCGTGGACTTAGGCCCTGCGTCTCCCATTGACCAAGCTGCCTCTCGCCTTCGCGACGCACTGGCTGAGCGTGAGGTCTCCTTTCAATCCACCTCCCAACACCTCTACCAGCTCGCCTTCCAGCCCCTGCTTCCCCTGCTGGGCTCCACCCGCCGCCTCTTCCTTTCTCCCGATGGCCAGCTCAGCCTCATCCCCTTCTCCGCTCTCCACGATGGCCAGGGTTTCCTCCTGGACTCCTTCGACTTCACCTACCTCACCTCCGGACGTGAACTGCTGCCTCGTCCCCTGGACAGCGCGCCCTCTTCTTCTGTCTTTGTCCTCGCCGACCCTGACTTCGCCTCTTCTCCTCCTGCACCGCCCTCCGACGCCTTGCTTTCACCCTCCTCCGGCGCTCTCGAGCGATTCTTCTCCCTCCCTCGCTCGGACCTGCCCAGAGGTGCCTGGGTCCCCCTGCCGGGAACACGCCTGGAGGCACAGAGCATCCAACGCCTGCTGCCACAAGCTCAGCTCTTCCTCGGAGCAGAAGCATCCAAAGACAAGCTTCTGCATCTCCCCACTCCGGGCATCCTCCACCTGGCCACCCATGGCTTCTTCCTGGGCAACGCCCCCTCTTCCCCTGACTCCCGGGGTCTGGCCTTTGTCGATTCCTTGGGCGGTGCACCTCCTCCTCAACCCGAGCCTCTGCTCAACTCCGGCCTTGTCCTCTCAGGCGCTCTCTCCTCCACCTCGGAGTCCCCCGCTCTTTCTCTCCAAGGCACCCTCGTCACCGCGTTGGAGTTGGCCGGGCTCAACCTCTGGGGAACTCAGCTCGTCGTCCTGTCCGCCTGCGACACAGGCCGCGGAGAGGTCCACCTCGGCCAAGGCGTCTACGGCCTGCGCCGCGCTTTGATGGCCGCCGGCGCGGAAACATTGCTGGTGAGTCTCTGGAAGGTCAATGACGACTCCACTCGCCTGCTCATGGATCTCTACTACCGCAACCTCTTGGCGGGACAGGGCCGCGCCTCCGCACTGCGCGAGGCCATGCGAACGCTGAGGACGACCCATCCCCATCCTCATGCCTGGGCCCCCTTCATCGCCCTCGGCAGCGATGCTCCCCTCCGTGCCATCACGCCTCTCCCTCCCCAGACGCCGAAACCGGAGGCCTCGCACTGA
- a CDS encoding DUF5953 family protein: MRVGIFQRRHVLTHPPHAGSNGWGHAPPDLHRTPASSPCLRNDRAEPAAWNPRRANLHRAAALPWRDGGRGCLRGCGCRGRRSVENQLPGLQQERALALARGLPIIKLPEKSPTPEIPHRLGWLNYWSDAAAQTIGFPDPLRDAELLSRSRRTSTGGWVVRLTDESLDLEKIAHLDALLRAYERFPEIGGRFTP; encoded by the coding sequence GTGCGCGTTGGCATCTTCCAGCGCAGGCACGTCTTGACCCACCCCCCTCACGCTGGATCGAACGGGTGGGGCCATGCGCCTCCTGACCTGCATCGCACTCCTGCTTCTTCTCCCTGCTTGCGCAACGACCGAGCCGAGCCCGCGGCATGGAACCCGAGGCGGGCCAACCTCCACAGAGCGGCAGCGCTGCCCTGGAGGGACGGGGGGCGCGGTTGCCTCCGCGGGTGCGGCTGCCGTGGGAGACGGTCGGTCGAGAATCAGCTCCCCGGATTGCAACAAGAGCGCGCCCTCGCTCTTGCCCGAGGACTGCCTATCATCAAGCTCCCAGAAAAGAGCCCAACGCCTGAGATTCCACATCGCCTCGGGTGGCTGAATTACTGGTCGGACGCTGCGGCCCAGACCATCGGCTTCCCAGATCCTCTCCGCGATGCAGAGCTGCTCTCGCGTTCACGGCGCACCTCGACGGGCGGGTGGGTGGTCCGGCTCACGGACGAGTCTCTTGACCTCGAAAAGATCGCCCACCTGGATGCACTCCTGCGGGCCTATGAGCGTTTCCCGGAGATCGGCGGGCGTTTCACTCCTTGA
- a CDS encoding TetR/AcrR family transcriptional regulator, with product MKEHKRVKTPPRERILAAAEELFYREGIRGVGVEAIAARAETTKMALYRHFASKDALVAEWLRLVVVSEEAVFERLAAEHPGDARAQLWGWVRFIAERLAGCTGRGCAFNNSVAELPDRQHPARQVIEAHKVAQLRHVEALCAQAGLTEPKEAASKLFFVVEGAQVSASSLGTGTAGERLLDIARGILGEAPTSPSRERCGPQGVKRPPISGKRS from the coding sequence ATGAAGGAGCACAAGAGGGTGAAGACGCCGCCCCGGGAGCGGATCCTCGCGGCGGCCGAGGAGCTCTTCTATCGGGAGGGCATCCGGGGGGTGGGGGTCGAGGCGATCGCGGCAAGGGCGGAGACGACGAAGATGGCGCTCTACCGCCACTTCGCGTCCAAGGACGCGTTGGTGGCGGAGTGGCTGCGGCTCGTGGTGGTAAGCGAGGAGGCGGTCTTCGAGCGGCTCGCGGCCGAGCATCCCGGTGACGCACGTGCGCAGCTCTGGGGCTGGGTGCGGTTCATCGCCGAGCGGCTCGCGGGGTGTACGGGGAGGGGCTGCGCGTTCAACAACTCCGTGGCCGAGCTGCCTGACCGTCAGCACCCTGCGCGGCAGGTGATCGAGGCCCACAAGGTGGCGCAGCTCCGGCACGTGGAAGCGCTGTGCGCCCAGGCGGGCCTCACCGAGCCCAAGGAGGCCGCGAGCAAGCTGTTCTTCGTTGTGGAAGGCGCGCAGGTGAGTGCTTCGAGCCTGGGGACGGGGACCGCAGGCGAGCGCCTGTTGGACATCGCGAGGGGAATCCTGGGGGAGGCACCCACTTCTCCTTCCCGAGAACGGTGCGGACCTCAAGGAGTGAAACGCCCGCCGATCTCCGGGAAACGCTCATAG
- a CDS encoding MBL fold metallo-hydrolase, whose product MTIRSFLGRATLAASLATLSVGGFPAPAHAAAPQVKTQAPGFYRMMLGDFEITVLSDGTAPQEPEKLLTHTQPEHVRSLLAAAYLTSPVETSINAYLINTGAQLFLVDTGAGELFGPAAGRLVANLRAAGYQPEQIDAVLLTHIHGDHSGGLVLAGKPVFPNATVHAHKREADYWLTPANAEKAPDHHKPYFQYAATSLAPYVAAGKLKTFEGNKELAPGIRTLEAAGHTPGHSFYVAESQGQKLVFWGDLMHVAAVQFPEPAVTIQYDVDSKAAAAQRAKAYADAAKQGYLVAVDHISFPGIGHLRPQGKGYSWIPVNYSFTK is encoded by the coding sequence ATGACCATCCGCTCGTTCCTCGGCCGCGCCACGCTGGCCGCCAGCCTCGCCACCCTCTCTGTCGGGGGCTTCCCCGCTCCCGCCCATGCCGCCGCGCCGCAGGTCAAGACGCAGGCGCCCGGCTTCTACCGGATGATGTTGGGCGACTTCGAAATCACCGTGCTGTCCGATGGCACGGCGCCGCAGGAGCCGGAGAAGCTCCTCACCCACACCCAGCCGGAGCACGTCCGCTCGCTGCTGGCCGCCGCGTACCTCACCTCGCCGGTGGAGACGTCCATCAACGCCTATCTCATCAACACGGGCGCTCAGTTGTTCCTGGTGGACACGGGCGCGGGTGAGTTGTTCGGACCGGCGGCGGGGCGGCTCGTCGCCAACCTGCGGGCGGCGGGCTATCAGCCCGAGCAGATCGACGCGGTGCTGCTCACCCATATCCATGGCGACCACTCGGGCGGCCTGGTGCTGGCGGGCAAGCCCGTGTTCCCCAACGCCACCGTGCACGCGCACAAGCGCGAAGCGGACTACTGGCTGACGCCCGCGAACGCGGAGAAGGCCCCGGATCACCACAAGCCCTACTTCCAGTATGCGGCGACCTCATTGGCGCCGTACGTGGCGGCGGGCAAGCTCAAGACCTTCGAGGGGAACAAGGAACTGGCGCCCGGCATCCGGACGCTCGAGGCGGCGGGCCACACCCCCGGGCACTCCTTCTACGTCGCGGAGAGCCAGGGCCAGAAGCTCGTGTTCTGGGGAGACCTGATGCACGTGGCCGCGGTCCAGTTCCCCGAGCCCGCGGTGACCATCCAATACGACGTCGACTCCAAGGCGGCAGCGGCCCAACGCGCGAAGGCCTACGCCGATGCCGCGAAGCAGGGCTATCTCGTGGCGGTGGACCACATCTCCTTCCCAGGCATCGGCCACCTCCGGCCCCAGGGCAAGGGCTACAGCTGGATCCCGGTGAACTACAGCTTCACGAAGTAG
- a CDS encoding D-alanine--D-alanine ligase has product MRLCTLYSSYEGSLSPYKDIDPVVDPSQWLPGHSWSHQPLTRANTQEVLERLAAEGFDAFINLCDGAPDEDIAGVEVIHHLERLGLAYTGADARFYEASREALKQAWIDHGVVTPAHLFAADLTRVEQAAEKLRFPVLVKPGSGYASVGIELDSKVSTREALLDRAGRTLAQFGGLLLEEFIAGREFTVLVSEPRLGEHVPWVHSPVEIHFPPGETFKHFDLKWNSYNDMHMRPVLDTGLVARLSEMAQRTFLAVNARGYCRCDIRMDEEGHLFMLDCNANPGVFYPPDQPGSADFILSLQPHGHRDFLQHIIECARRDAETRA; this is encoded by the coding sequence ATGCGCCTCTGTACACTGTACTCCTCTTACGAGGGCTCCCTGTCCCCCTACAAGGACATCGATCCCGTGGTCGATCCCTCCCAGTGGTTGCCCGGCCACAGCTGGTCCCACCAGCCCCTGACGCGCGCCAACACCCAGGAGGTCCTTGAACGGCTTGCGGCCGAGGGCTTCGACGCGTTCATCAACCTGTGCGACGGCGCGCCGGACGAGGACATCGCGGGGGTCGAGGTCATCCACCACCTGGAGCGCTTGGGTCTGGCGTACACGGGGGCAGACGCGCGCTTCTACGAGGCGTCACGCGAGGCGTTGAAGCAGGCCTGGATCGATCATGGCGTTGTCACGCCCGCACACCTCTTCGCCGCGGATCTGACCCGCGTCGAGCAAGCTGCTGAGAAGCTGCGCTTTCCCGTGCTGGTCAAGCCCGGTTCCGGCTACGCCAGCGTGGGAATCGAGTTGGACTCCAAGGTGAGTACCCGGGAGGCCTTGCTCGACCGCGCGGGGCGGACGCTGGCCCAATTTGGAGGACTGCTGCTCGAGGAGTTCATCGCCGGACGTGAGTTCACCGTGCTCGTCTCCGAGCCGAGGCTGGGAGAGCACGTGCCCTGGGTCCATTCCCCGGTGGAGATCCATTTCCCACCGGGGGAGACGTTCAAGCACTTCGATCTCAAGTGGAACAGCTACAACGACATGCACATGCGGCCCGTGCTCGACACGGGGCTCGTGGCGCGGCTGAGCGAGATGGCACAGCGGACGTTCTTGGCCGTGAACGCCCGTGGCTATTGCCGCTGCGACATCCGCATGGACGAGGAGGGCCACCTGTTTATGCTCGACTGCAACGCGAACCCGGGGGTGTTCTACCCACCGGATCAACCCGGGAGCGCGGACTTCATCCTGTCGCTCCAACCGCACGGGCACCGGGACTTCCTTCAGCACATCATCGAGTGTGCCCGGCGGGACGCGGAGACTCGTGCCTGA